One genomic segment of Dysosmobacter sp. Marseille-Q4140 includes these proteins:
- a CDS encoding manganese efflux pump: MVGILELFLIGVSLSMDAFAVAVCQGLCMPKLNLRHGTVIALFFGGFQALMPFLGWVLGSQFARYIENVDHWVAFGLLALIGGNMVREAMSPEEEEETACAVADRLDFKRLFMMAVATSIDALAVGVTFAFFRVKILPAVTIIGVTTFCISLGGVVVGNFFGTRYKKRAELTGGIVLILLGAKILLEHLGIL, encoded by the coding sequence ATTGTGGGGATTTTGGAGCTGTTTCTCATCGGCGTCAGCCTGTCCATGGACGCCTTTGCCGTGGCGGTGTGCCAGGGCCTGTGTATGCCGAAGCTGAACCTGCGGCACGGCACGGTGATCGCCCTGTTCTTCGGCGGGTTCCAGGCGCTGATGCCCTTTTTGGGCTGGGTGCTGGGCTCCCAGTTCGCCCGGTACATCGAGAATGTGGACCACTGGGTAGCCTTCGGCCTGCTGGCCCTCATCGGCGGTAACATGGTCCGGGAGGCGATGTCCCCGGAGGAAGAGGAGGAGACTGCCTGCGCCGTTGCGGACCGGTTGGACTTCAAGCGTCTTTTCATGATGGCCGTCGCCACCAGCATCGACGCCCTGGCCGTGGGTGTGACCTTCGCCTTTTTCCGGGTGAAGATCCTGCCGGCTGTCACCATCATCGGCGTGACCACCTTCTGCATCTCCCTGGGCGGCGTGGTGGTTGGCAATTTCTTCGGTACCCGCTACAAGAAGCGGGCGGAGCTGACCGGCGGCATCGTGCTGATTCTGCTGGGAGCCAAGATTCTGCTGGAACACCTGGGGATCCTGTAA
- a CDS encoding sodium:solute symporter family protein, with product MQFNLTVTVIVVLYLLAMLFIGWYSSTKITSNTDFMVAGRRLGPFLMAGTLAATEIGGGSSLGVVENGMSGYGISSAWYIITMGFAFVILTFLAPKFRAATVKTVPEYFRRRYGKSAGLITAIIMLLPLVGLTAGQFIASSVILSTMLGIGYKTAVIIVAVVVTIYSVMGGLWSVTLTDFVQVFLIIIGMIIAVPFAVNLAGGWDAVVANVPAETFDMFSGYTPMGILSLTVMYVATFTVGQEAVSRYYAARDGKAARQGSVLAAILNFVYAFVPAVLGVIVLALISMGKFSAADFESVGARYALPVLAMEAMPAVICGLLFAGIISATMSSSDSDLLGAGSIFANDIYRAVLKPDATSKEVMNVTKIVMGIVGVASMFIALFNTSGIVTLLMFCFTLRAAGAFFPYVLGHYWKGASLAGTIASLISGSIVVVYLEKISGGVLFGVKLSQPIIPGLVVGLVFFLVFSLLCPPKVRTTELAPEEDD from the coding sequence ATGCAATTCAATTTGACAGTCACCGTCATCGTCGTGCTCTATCTGCTGGCAATGCTGTTCATCGGCTGGTATTCCTCCACCAAGATCACCTCCAACACCGACTTCATGGTGGCGGGCCGGCGGCTGGGACCCTTCCTGATGGCCGGCACCCTGGCCGCCACGGAGATCGGCGGCGGCAGCTCTCTGGGCGTCGTGGAAAACGGCATGTCCGGTTACGGCATCAGCTCCGCCTGGTACATCATCACCATGGGCTTCGCCTTTGTGATCCTGACCTTCCTGGCGCCCAAGTTCCGGGCGGCAACGGTCAAGACCGTGCCGGAGTATTTCCGCCGCCGGTACGGCAAAAGCGCCGGCCTTATCACCGCGATCATCATGCTGCTGCCCCTGGTGGGCCTGACGGCGGGCCAGTTCATTGCCTCTTCCGTCATCCTCTCCACCATGCTGGGCATCGGCTACAAGACCGCCGTCATCATTGTGGCGGTGGTGGTCACCATCTACTCCGTCATGGGCGGCCTCTGGAGCGTGACGCTGACGGACTTTGTCCAGGTGTTCCTCATCATCATCGGTATGATCATCGCCGTGCCCTTCGCCGTCAATCTGGCGGGAGGCTGGGACGCGGTAGTGGCCAATGTGCCCGCGGAGACCTTCGATATGTTCTCCGGCTACACTCCCATGGGTATCTTGTCCCTGACGGTCATGTACGTCGCCACCTTCACCGTGGGCCAGGAGGCCGTCTCCCGCTATTACGCCGCCCGGGACGGCAAGGCCGCCCGGCAGGGCTCCGTCCTGGCCGCTATTTTGAACTTTGTCTATGCCTTCGTTCCGGCGGTGCTGGGCGTCATCGTCCTGGCCCTGATCTCCATGGGCAAGTTCTCCGCCGCTGACTTTGAGTCTGTTGGCGCCCGCTATGCCCTGCCGGTGCTGGCTATGGAGGCTATGCCTGCGGTCATCTGCGGACTGCTCTTCGCCGGCATCATCTCCGCCACCATGTCCTCCTCGGACTCCGACCTGCTGGGCGCGGGCTCCATCTTCGCCAACGACATTTACCGCGCAGTCCTTAAGCCCGATGCCACCAGCAAGGAGGTCATGAACGTCACCAAGATCGTCATGGGCATCGTAGGTGTGGCATCCATGTTCATCGCCCTGTTCAACACCTCTGGTATCGTGACGCTGCTGATGTTCTGCTTCACCTTGCGGGCGGCGGGCGCCTTCTTCCCCTATGTGCTGGGCCACTACTGGAAGGGCGCCTCCCTGGCGGGCACCATCGCCTCTCTGATCTCCGGGTCCATCGTGGTGGTGTATCTGGAGAAGATCTCCGGCGGTGTACTCTTCGGCGTGAAGCTGAGCCAGCCCATTATCCCCGGTCTTGTGGTGGGCCTGGTGTTCTTCCTGGTGTTCTCCCTGCTCTGTCCGCCCAAGGTCCGTACCACGGAGCTGGCTCCGGAGGAGGACGACTGA
- a CDS encoding S-layer homology domain-containing protein, translating into MKKKRFLLPVLCLLIPLALMVSALAAGGDLSDPLASLSYLTGIFTDTVDKRVDEKLNASDQALLSGNLEAVSGSSTATWTETRLKEGDVLTGSTGTSVLVLAGGARVTFSGAVVDVTTGTAVTSGSALAVNHRYLVAENTTADFTVTSKTAVVDYQGPYAFRYSNATDYNAIAAALKTLNLFKGSFTGYGEGYDLEVAPTRLQALIMFIRVLGEEDAALAYTGPMPFTDVAAGSQSEKYVGYAYSKGYTNGYSATTFRPSQTVTAGQYMEFMLRALGYSSAANTDLSGTLDNAYANGVITSGELTALQSGTFLRADLVYVSYYALDATMTGTGITLRDTLMNKGTFTSAQVSAAAALVPGARK; encoded by the coding sequence ATGAAGAAAAAACGCTTCCTGCTGCCCGTCCTCTGTCTGCTGATCCCTCTGGCACTGATGGTCTCGGCCCTGGCTGCCGGCGGAGATCTGTCCGATCCCCTGGCCTCGCTGTCCTACCTGACCGGCATCTTCACCGACACGGTGGACAAGCGGGTGGATGAAAAGCTGAACGCCTCCGACCAGGCCCTGCTCTCCGGGAATCTGGAAGCTGTCTCCGGAAGCTCCACCGCCACCTGGACGGAAACCCGCCTGAAAGAGGGCGACGTTCTGACCGGCTCCACCGGCACCAGCGTGCTGGTGCTGGCCGGCGGTGCCCGGGTCACCTTCTCCGGCGCCGTGGTGGACGTGACCACCGGCACCGCCGTCACCAGCGGCAGCGCTCTGGCGGTGAACCACCGCTATCTCGTGGCTGAAAACACCACTGCCGATTTTACCGTTACCTCCAAGACAGCGGTGGTGGACTACCAGGGTCCCTACGCCTTCCGCTATTCCAACGCCACCGATTACAACGCCATCGCCGCCGCCCTCAAAACGCTGAACCTCTTTAAGGGCAGCTTCACCGGCTATGGCGAGGGTTACGATCTGGAGGTAGCCCCCACACGGCTCCAGGCCCTTATCATGTTCATCCGGGTCCTGGGCGAGGAGGACGCCGCCCTGGCCTACACCGGCCCCATGCCCTTCACCGATGTGGCCGCCGGTTCTCAGAGTGAGAAATACGTGGGCTACGCATACAGCAAGGGCTACACCAACGGGTACAGCGCCACTACCTTCCGGCCCAGTCAGACCGTCACAGCGGGGCAGTACATGGAGTTCATGCTGCGGGCCCTGGGATACAGCTCCGCGGCCAACACGGATCTGTCCGGCACACTGGACAACGCCTACGCCAACGGCGTCATCACCTCCGGGGAACTGACCGCTCTGCAAAGCGGAACCTTCCTGCGGGCGGATCTGGTCTATGTCTCCTATTACGCGCTGGACGCCACTATGACCGGTACCGGCATCACCCTGCGGGACACCCTGATGAACAAGGGCACCTTTACCTCCGCCCAGGTAAGTGCGGCTGCCGCTCTGGTCCCCGGCGCGAGAAAATAA
- a CDS encoding redox-sensing transcriptional repressor Rex, with product MKKENISDAVIRRLPRYYRQLTDLCARGVVRISSHSLGQEMNITASQIRQDFSCFGEFGQQGYGYNVEELRSEIGHILGVDNDHHLIMIGVGNLGHALLQNFPFSQTGFTVDAAFDINPQLSGTVINGVPVYPMTQLDEFVRSHSVDVVVLTIPQSVAQDTATHLMDLGIRGFWNFTNMELSSPSPDVKFENIHFADSLLTLSYRIANR from the coding sequence TTGAAAAAGGAGAACATCTCCGACGCCGTGATCCGGCGCCTTCCCCGGTACTACCGCCAACTGACAGACCTGTGTGCCCGCGGTGTGGTACGGATCTCCTCCCATTCCCTGGGGCAGGAAATGAATATCACCGCCTCCCAGATCCGGCAGGATTTCAGCTGCTTCGGTGAGTTCGGCCAGCAGGGCTACGGCTACAACGTGGAAGAGCTGCGATCTGAGATCGGCCATATTCTGGGCGTGGACAATGACCACCACCTCATTATGATCGGCGTAGGCAATCTGGGCCACGCGCTGCTTCAGAACTTCCCCTTCTCTCAGACCGGTTTCACCGTAGACGCCGCTTTCGATATCAACCCTCAGCTCTCCGGCACCGTCATCAACGGCGTGCCCGTCTATCCCATGACCCAGCTGGACGAATTTGTCCGCAGCCACAGCGTGGACGTGGTGGTCCTCACCATCCCCCAGTCCGTGGCCCAGGACACCGCCACCCACCTGATGGATCTGGGCATCCGGGGCTTCTGGAACTTCACCAACATGGAGCTGTCCAGCCCCTCCCCCGACGTGAAATTTGAAAACATTCACTTCGCCGACAGTCTGCTGACCCTCAGCTACCGCATCGCCAACCGCTGA
- a CDS encoding Fic family protein yields the protein MALENKLRLTSSADLAREEERISKKKAVALFEAGLLNQLEAGTFSSLQFIHKYLFGEIYDFAGKLRTVNIAKGNFRFAPVMYLEAALSNIEKMPQSTFDEIIEKYVEMNIAPPFREGNGRSTRIWLNLLLKAQLHQVVDWSRVDKEDYLLAMERSPIRDTEIKHILKNALTDEIDSRDVYMKGIDHSYYYEGYTAFKAEEL from the coding sequence ATGGCTCTCGAGAATAAATTAAGGCTCACATCCTCTGCCGACCTTGCCCGCGAGGAGGAGCGGATCAGCAAAAAGAAGGCCGTTGCGCTGTTTGAGGCGGGCCTGCTGAATCAGCTGGAGGCGGGGACTTTTTCCTCTCTGCAGTTTATCCATAAGTACCTCTTTGGGGAGATCTACGACTTTGCCGGCAAGCTCCGTACCGTCAACATCGCCAAGGGCAATTTCCGGTTTGCTCCGGTGATGTACCTGGAAGCGGCCCTTTCTAATATTGAAAAGATGCCGCAGTCCACGTTTGATGAGATCATCGAGAAGTATGTGGAGATGAACATCGCCCCCCCCTTCCGGGAGGGCAACGGGCGCAGCACCCGCATCTGGCTGAATCTGCTGCTGAAAGCACAGCTGCATCAGGTGGTCGACTGGAGCCGCGTGGATAAAGAGGATTATCTGCTGGCCATGGAACGCAGCCCGATTCGGGATACGGAGATCAAGCATATCCTGAAAAACGCGCTTACGGACGAGATCGACAGCCGGGATGTCTATATGAAAGGCATTGACCACAGCTACTACTATGAGGGCTATACGGCCTTCAAGGCTGAGGAACTGTGA
- a CDS encoding relaxase/mobilization nuclease domain-containing protein: MAIVTAVNRPRGQTRGGMSAVLQYVMKEEKTAYQDRHLVTGVNCQADSCCTEFISTKLQYGKDGGRMYYHFVQSFHPEEAVTPELAHRIALELAQQWKDYEVIVATHTDREHIHSHFIVNSVSFQTGRKLHFEKADLTQLRQVSDTLCIRKRGSSYLIVVSMGYDYKGARIKPRQKTVHPPEGLTPKQREKWLREQAVLFERSCRDTPEETAKPITLAAYIELWLREIAPGKLAKSTIRRNRQDIVRILPALGHYKLTELRPEHFRAFYAQLRETVSTETKKPLSEYTVEGVHATLCSILSDAVEGGFLRHNPAWRTYRYAGRKTEKKIADAETVGKIISALENESIKYETYFKLVIATGMRRGECCALQWGDIDWEQRSIHIRRNAVKVTDEEIFTKAPKTVSGDRYVFFSLEMESLLREYRQECAWETETYDGRELEDGDFLFRRRGCRLPMTPSTFTWRFKLILKKHGLPEYLNVHSLRHTNASLLIANGTDVATVAGLLGHSQPSTTLDIYTHAFDQNNQAASRALQEGLEI; the protein is encoded by the coding sequence ATGGCCATTGTCACAGCTGTCAACCGTCCCCGTGGGCAGACCCGCGGTGGCATGAGTGCGGTGCTCCAATACGTGATGAAGGAGGAAAAAACCGCTTATCAGGATCGCCATCTGGTGACCGGTGTGAACTGTCAGGCAGACTCCTGCTGCACCGAGTTCATCAGCACCAAGCTGCAATACGGAAAAGACGGCGGCCGCATGTACTATCACTTCGTTCAGTCTTTCCATCCGGAGGAAGCCGTCACGCCGGAGCTGGCACACCGGATCGCACTGGAGCTGGCGCAACAGTGGAAGGACTACGAGGTCATCGTGGCCACCCATACGGACCGCGAGCACATCCACTCCCACTTCATCGTCAACTCCGTCAGCTTCCAGACCGGCAGGAAGCTCCACTTTGAAAAGGCGGACCTGACGCAGCTCCGTCAAGTCTCAGACACGCTGTGCATCCGAAAACGGGGCAGCAGCTATCTCATCGTGGTCTCCATGGGCTACGACTACAAGGGCGCACGCATCAAGCCCCGGCAGAAAACCGTCCATCCCCCCGAAGGGCTGACGCCAAAACAGAGGGAGAAATGGCTCCGGGAGCAGGCGGTGCTCTTCGAGCGCTCCTGCCGGGATACCCCGGAGGAAACCGCAAAGCCCATCACCCTGGCCGCCTACATCGAGCTGTGGCTGCGGGAGATCGCCCCCGGCAAGCTGGCCAAGTCCACCATCCGCCGGAACCGGCAGGACATCGTCCGCATCCTCCCCGCCCTGGGCCACTACAAGCTCACGGAGCTGCGGCCGGAACACTTCCGGGCCTTCTACGCCCAGCTCCGTGAGACCGTCAGCACCGAAACCAAAAAGCCACTCTCCGAGTACACCGTTGAGGGCGTGCACGCTACGCTGTGCAGCATCCTCTCCGATGCCGTGGAGGGTGGCTTTCTGCGTCATAACCCCGCCTGGCGCACCTACCGCTACGCAGGGCGAAAGACAGAGAAGAAAATCGCTGACGCAGAGACGGTGGGGAAAATCATCTCCGCTCTGGAGAACGAGAGCATCAAGTATGAGACCTACTTCAAGCTGGTGATCGCCACAGGCATGCGACGGGGCGAGTGCTGCGCCCTGCAATGGGGCGACATCGACTGGGAGCAGCGCTCCATCCATATCCGCCGGAATGCGGTGAAGGTGACGGACGAGGAGATTTTCACCAAGGCGCCCAAGACCGTCTCCGGGGACCGGTATGTCTTCTTCTCTCTGGAGATGGAATCCCTGCTGAGAGAATACCGTCAGGAGTGCGCATGGGAGACGGAGACCTATGACGGCAGAGAGCTGGAGGACGGGGACTTCCTGTTCCGCCGCAGGGGCTGCCGCCTTCCCATGACGCCCTCCACCTTCACCTGGCGGTTCAAGCTGATCCTGAAAAAGCACGGTCTACCGGAGTATCTGAACGTCCACTCCCTGCGGCACACCAACGCCAGCCTGCTCATTGCAAACGGCACGGACGTGGCCACGGTGGCGGGCCTCCTGGGCCACAGCCAGCCATCCACTACGCTGGACATCTATACCCATGCCTTCGACCAGAACAACCAGGCGGCCAGCAGGGCGCTCCAGGAGGGGCTGGAGATCTGA
- a CDS encoding plasmid mobilization relaxosome protein MobC, with protein sequence MTFYVTEADSRRIHQKAEACGVNLTQYLTDCAVGKEIVRIDALAEFIKALKAQGNNLNQLTTLANMGRITAVNVWEACALYADIQRSLKALLERTV encoded by the coding sequence CTGACGTTTTATGTGACCGAGGCGGACTCCCGGCGCATCCACCAAAAGGCGGAAGCGTGCGGCGTGAACCTCACCCAATATCTGACCGATTGCGCCGTTGGCAAGGAGATCGTCCGGATCGACGCGCTGGCGGAGTTCATCAAGGCCCTGAAAGCCCAGGGCAACAACCTCAATCAGCTCACCACCCTGGCCAACATGGGACGCATCACCGCCGTGAATGTCTGGGAGGCCTGTGCCCTCTACGCCGACATCCAGCGATCGCTCAAGGCGCTGCTGGAGAGGACGGTGTGA
- a CDS encoding LysR family transcriptional regulator: MLDPRWNTFLTLCETMNYTRAAERLCLTQPAVTHHIHYLEAHYGCRLFSYEGKVLRLTEAGVRLREFTRSMAYNSRKIETVMAAAAPISLRVGASKTIGEYVIAPQVERFLRSQPEASFSLLVDNTQVLLQALEEGRLDFALVEGYFDRSRYDARLYRQEAFFGVCAPDHRLADRAVALDELTGERLILREPGSGTRAIFEEGLHRRNCSLDSFPGVVTISDFSTIKSLVANGLGISFLYAPVAARELTAGTLARFDLAEIPMSGAFHFVCLKDNLFAANWIHWME, from the coding sequence ATGCTGGATCCGCGCTGGAACACATTTCTCACTCTGTGCGAAACCATGAACTATACCCGCGCAGCGGAGCGGCTGTGCCTGACGCAGCCCGCGGTGACTCACCATATCCACTATCTGGAGGCGCACTATGGCTGCCGCCTCTTTTCCTACGAGGGGAAAGTCCTGCGGCTGACAGAGGCGGGGGTCCGGCTGCGGGAATTCACCCGCTCCATGGCCTATAACAGCCGGAAGATCGAAACCGTCATGGCGGCGGCCGCCCCCATCTCCCTGCGGGTGGGCGCCTCCAAAACCATTGGGGAATACGTCATTGCCCCTCAGGTGGAGCGTTTCCTGCGCTCCCAGCCGGAGGCCTCCTTTTCTCTGTTGGTGGACAATACCCAGGTGCTGCTGCAGGCGCTGGAGGAGGGCCGGCTGGACTTTGCTCTGGTGGAGGGCTACTTTGACCGCAGCCGCTACGATGCCCGGCTCTACCGGCAGGAGGCGTTTTTCGGCGTCTGTGCCCCCGACCACCGGCTGGCAGACCGGGCGGTGGCGCTGGACGAGCTGACCGGTGAGCGGCTGATCCTGCGGGAGCCGGGCTCCGGCACCCGGGCCATCTTCGAGGAGGGCCTCCACCGCCGGAACTGTTCCCTGGACAGCTTCCCCGGCGTGGTGACCATCAGCGATTTTTCCACCATCAAATCCCTGGTGGCAAATGGGCTGGGCATTTCTTTCCTGTACGCACCGGTGGCGGCCAGGGAGCTGACAGCAGGAACTCTGGCCCGGTTCGATCTGGCGGAGATCCCTATGAGCGGGGCATTCCACTTTGTGTGTCTCAAGGACAACCTCTTTGCCGCCAACTGGATCCACTGGATGGAGTAA
- a CDS encoding YeiH family putative sulfate export transporter has protein sequence MNFLRKTGAGLLLCLVLAIPSWLLGRAFPVIGGPVIAILLGMVVSLILRDRTRYQAGIAFTSKKILQYAVILLGFGLNLSEIAKVGARSLPIICTTITISLVIAFLLRRWMKIPANISVLVGVGSSICGGSAIAATAPVIGADDEEIAQAISVIFLFNILAALSFPTLGGAMGMSNEGFGLFAGTAINDTSSVTAAASTWDTLHGTNGSVLEYATIVKLTRTLAIIPITLVLAVWRTWQAKRGGGASSGSFDIKKIFPFFILFFVLASVITTVATMSGVDAGVFKPFKELSKFFIILAMAAIGLNTDIVKLVKSGGKPIFMGACCWAGITCASLIMQHLQGLL, from the coding sequence ATGAACTTTTTGAGAAAAACGGGAGCCGGACTGCTGCTATGCCTGGTCCTGGCTATCCCCAGCTGGCTGCTGGGGCGCGCTTTCCCGGTGATCGGCGGACCGGTCATCGCCATCCTGCTGGGCATGGTGGTGTCCCTGATCCTGCGGGACCGTACCCGCTACCAGGCCGGCATCGCCTTCACTTCCAAAAAGATCCTGCAATACGCGGTGATCCTGCTGGGCTTCGGACTGAATCTTTCCGAGATTGCCAAGGTGGGCGCCCGGTCCCTGCCCATTATCTGCACCACGATTACCATATCTCTGGTGATCGCGTTTTTGCTGCGCAGGTGGATGAAGATTCCCGCCAATATCTCCGTGCTGGTGGGTGTGGGCTCTTCCATATGCGGCGGCAGCGCCATCGCCGCCACCGCCCCGGTCATCGGAGCCGACGATGAGGAGATCGCCCAGGCCATCTCCGTGATCTTCCTGTTCAACATCCTGGCGGCGCTGTCCTTCCCCACCCTGGGCGGCGCCATGGGTATGAGCAACGAGGGCTTCGGCCTCTTTGCCGGCACTGCCATCAACGACACCTCCTCCGTCACGGCGGCGGCCTCCACCTGGGACACTCTCCACGGCACCAACGGCTCGGTGCTGGAGTACGCTACCATCGTCAAGCTGACCCGGACCCTGGCCATCATCCCCATCACGCTGGTGCTGGCTGTCTGGAGGACCTGGCAGGCCAAGCGGGGCGGCGGCGCCTCCAGCGGCTCCTTCGACATCAAGAAGATCTTCCCCTTCTTCATCCTCTTCTTCGTCCTGGCCTCCGTTATCACCACCGTGGCCACCATGTCCGGCGTAGACGCCGGCGTGTTCAAGCCCTTCAAGGAGCTGTCCAAGTTCTTCATCATCCTGGCCATGGCGGCCATCGGCCTCAATACGGACATCGTCAAGCTGGTGAAATCCGGCGGCAAGCCCATCTTCATGGGCGCCTGCTGCTGGGCGGGCATCACCTGCGCCAGCCTCATCATGCAGCATCTCCAGGGGCTCCTGTAA
- a CDS encoding FAD-dependent oxidoreductase: protein MYDILIIGAGPAGISAGIYAVSRGKRALVLEKAQVGGIIGKVSTVTHYTAIETQETGATFAARMKEQVLRAGVEIVYADVTGVTLTGEVKTVVTDKGTYEAKRIILANGGTPRKLGIPGEAELAGRGMGMNAARDGAAYTGKNVYVVGGADGAVKEALYLASFAKHLTIIHFEDQLGCIAEFRQKVAAAGNISLRLASRLRAVYGETRVERLEIANEHDGTIETVEDPGCGIFVYAGVTPNTSLYTELALEDGYIPTNEKMETAIPGVYAAGDIRVKQVRQVATAVADGAIAAINAAM from the coding sequence ATGTACGACATCCTCATCATCGGAGCGGGTCCCGCGGGCATCAGCGCGGGCATTTACGCCGTCAGCCGGGGCAAACGGGCCTTGGTTCTGGAGAAGGCCCAGGTGGGCGGCATCATCGGCAAGGTGTCCACTGTCACCCATTACACCGCCATCGAGACCCAGGAGACCGGCGCCACCTTTGCCGCCCGCATGAAGGAGCAGGTCCTCCGGGCCGGGGTGGAGATCGTCTACGCCGACGTCACCGGCGTGACGCTGACGGGGGAGGTCAAGACCGTCGTCACCGACAAGGGCACCTATGAAGCCAAACGGATCATCCTGGCCAATGGCGGCACGCCCCGGAAGCTGGGTATCCCCGGCGAGGCGGAGCTGGCCGGCAGGGGCATGGGCATGAACGCCGCCCGGGACGGCGCCGCCTATACCGGCAAAAACGTCTACGTGGTGGGCGGCGCCGACGGCGCCGTGAAGGAGGCGCTGTACCTGGCCTCCTTTGCAAAGCACCTGACCATCATCCACTTCGAGGACCAGCTGGGCTGCATCGCCGAGTTCCGCCAGAAAGTGGCCGCCGCCGGAAACATCTCCCTGCGGCTGGCCTCCCGGCTCCGCGCCGTCTATGGGGAGACCCGGGTGGAGCGGCTGGAGATCGCCAATGAGCACGACGGTACCATCGAGACCGTGGAGGACCCCGGCTGTGGGATCTTCGTCTACGCCGGCGTGACGCCCAACACGTCCCTCTACACGGAGCTGGCCCTGGAGGACGGATATATCCCCACCAACGAGAAGATGGAGACGGCCATCCCCGGCGTCTACGCCGCCGGAGACATCCGGGTCAAGCAGGTGCGCCAGGTGGCCACTGCCGTGGCCGACGGTGCCATCGCCGCCATCAACGCCGCCATGTGA
- a CDS encoding copper amine oxidase N-terminal domain-containing protein has protein sequence MKTKLMSVLLCAAVMGAMTVSVFAAERNENVPGGGETSPLRAEASETLHDQTHRYPIEVNGEALAASACVMIPLRAVAEPLGFTVTWDNGSVLVDNGIIHTKVTIGVDRYVITTSREDLVGMSAPFSLGAAPYVVEGVTYVPLGLIHALLGNQEGTVTLDGNKISIQTKPVELANPFVSCETLEEAERIAGFSLELPGQLPDWIRRTTMRAVDSAMIEVTFEGQDRELVIRKGTGSQDISGDTMSMTARRSARWMAAGLWSGEQAARRRLRSGRETVILMQ, from the coding sequence ATGAAAACCAAGCTGATGTCTGTACTGCTTTGCGCCGCGGTGATGGGAGCCATGACCGTATCGGTTTTTGCGGCGGAGCGGAACGAAAATGTGCCGGGAGGCGGGGAGACTTCGCCTTTGCGCGCGGAAGCATCGGAGACCCTGCATGATCAGACCCACCGCTATCCGATCGAAGTCAACGGTGAGGCCCTTGCGGCCTCCGCCTGCGTGATGATCCCGCTGCGGGCTGTGGCGGAGCCCCTGGGATTTACGGTGACCTGGGACAACGGCAGCGTCCTGGTGGACAATGGCATCATCCACACAAAAGTCACCATTGGTGTCGATCGATACGTGATCACCACCAGCAGGGAGGACCTGGTGGGGATGAGCGCGCCGTTTTCCCTGGGCGCGGCGCCGTATGTGGTTGAGGGCGTGACTTATGTTCCCCTGGGGCTGATTCATGCGCTGCTGGGCAATCAGGAGGGAACCGTGACGCTGGACGGCAACAAAATCTCCATTCAAACGAAGCCCGTGGAACTGGCCAATCCCTTTGTCAGCTGCGAAACCCTGGAGGAAGCGGAGCGGATTGCGGGCTTTTCCCTGGAGCTGCCCGGTCAGCTTCCCGACTGGATCCGGCGGACTACGATGCGTGCCGTGGACTCTGCTATGATCGAGGTGACGTTCGAGGGACAGGACCGGGAGCTGGTGATTCGGAAGGGCACCGGCAGCCAGGATATCAGCGGAGATACAATGTCTATGACAGCGAGAAGGTCTGCTCGGTGGATGGCTGCCGGGTTGTGGTCAGGGGAACAGGCGGCAAGGCGGCGGTTGCGGTCTGGACGCGAGACGGTTATACTTATGCAGTGA